From Candidatus Edwardsbacteria bacterium RifOxyA12_full_54_48, a single genomic window includes:
- a CDS encoding permease: MVWLGYALLGALAGTVSGLFGIGGAVVIVPALVILFKFSQHQAQGTSLATLLLPIGLLAAWRYYSAGHVDVRAAAVMAVCFFFGGLLGAVLAEKISGVWLQRSFGVFLLAIAVKMILAK, translated from the coding sequence ATGGTTTGGCTGGGATATGCGTTATTGGGGGCCCTGGCCGGGACGGTCAGCGGACTGTTCGGCATCGGCGGGGCGGTGGTGATCGTGCCGGCGCTGGTGATATTGTTCAAATTTTCCCAGCACCAGGCCCAGGGCACCTCGCTGGCCACTTTGCTGCTTCCCATAGGGCTGCTGGCGGCCTGGCGTTATTATTCGGCCGGGCATGTCGATGTCAGGGCGGCGGCGGTGATGGCGGTGTGCTTTTTCTTCGGCGGGCTGCTGGGGGCGGTGCTGGCCGAGAAGATCTCCGGGGTCTGGCTGCAGCGCTCATTCGGGGTGTTCCTGCTGGCTATCGCGGTAAAAATGATCCTGGCCAAATGA
- a CDS encoding (p)ppGpp synthetase, translated as MTEPTFPGGSKSRVTLAGERIRQDTATADDLRVIEAWRAAHRGVLNTFQAILRNRTRGTKVSVAQRHKRRTTIYDKLTRLPGMQLARMDDVAGCRLIFRSIKDLKAFRLKFHKARFNHKLRNEPDKYDYIKRPKETGYRGIHDVYEYDVNSEAGKALAGLYIEIQYRTLVQHAWATAVEVIGFITKSQPKFQRGDTRYERAMALASELLARAHEQQTASFPNASDREILDEFLLLDAELHLMQTLRGLNRAKSDVTDKRNSILIFSKVGELEVRSFRDATDALSALFQLEKQMPDRDIVLVRADTSEDVRLAFRNYFTDAREFVRLVDVACTKLSGK; from the coding sequence GTGACTGAACCCACCTTTCCTGGAGGGTCTAAATCAAGGGTAACTCTTGCGGGTGAGCGAATTCGGCAGGATACCGCAACCGCGGATGATTTACGCGTCATTGAAGCGTGGCGAGCAGCGCATCGCGGTGTTCTGAATACGTTTCAAGCGATTCTTAGAAATCGCACACGGGGCACGAAAGTATCTGTCGCCCAACGCCACAAACGAAGGACGACGATTTACGACAAGCTAACACGGTTGCCGGGGATGCAACTTGCGAGAATGGATGATGTCGCAGGGTGTCGACTGATTTTTCGCTCAATCAAAGATCTGAAAGCCTTTCGGTTAAAATTTCATAAAGCAAGATTCAATCACAAACTCCGCAACGAGCCAGATAAGTACGATTACATTAAGCGTCCGAAAGAAACTGGGTATCGTGGTATTCATGACGTATATGAATACGACGTCAACTCTGAAGCCGGGAAAGCTCTTGCCGGCCTTTACATCGAGATTCAGTACCGTACTTTGGTTCAACACGCTTGGGCCACTGCTGTTGAGGTTATTGGTTTCATCACCAAGAGTCAGCCTAAGTTTCAGCGTGGAGACACACGTTACGAGCGGGCAATGGCTTTAGCAAGCGAGTTACTTGCCCGTGCTCACGAACAGCAAACGGCTTCCTTCCCCAATGCATCAGATCGAGAGATTTTAGATGAGTTCTTGTTGCTTGATGCTGAACTCCATCTCATGCAGACACTCAGAGGGCTTAATAGAGCGAAGAGTGACGTCACTGACAAACGGAATTCAATACTCATTTTCTCAAAAGTAGGTGAGCTAGAGGTCCGCAGTTTCAGGGATGCAACTGACGCACTAAGCGCTCTATTCCAACTTGAAAAGCAAATGCCTGATCGCGACATAGTGCTAGTCCGTGCTGACACGAGCGAGGATGTTCGCTTGGCTTTCCGAAACTACTTCACAGATGCGCGCGAGTTTGTAAGACTGGTCGATGTTGCTTGCACAAAACTGAGCGGAAAGTAA
- a CDS encoding AAA family ATPase, with the protein MEQILYRYNPWWEPGWQLESLHQRAGYLEAMEASLDSRDIVMLTGLRRIGKTTLMHLLIDRMIKKGLAEPRRIFYVSLDDYLLAKSSLPEIIEAYRKIHGLSHREKVYLFLDEVTYLPGYEQQLKNVYDSQRAKVFASSSSASLLKSKKSHLVGRHRLVEVMPLDFGEYLKFSNLTISKADRHLTEKHFEQYLATGGIPEYVLRREPAYLRELADDIIHKDIAALHGIKALQQLKDFFLLLMERSGKAFSINKLANILSVSPDTAGRYLELFADSYLIHLVPRQGKTNARLLAPKKIYAADLGIRSQFTGFRDLGSLFENYIYLKIKHLGPRYVYQDGIELDFVTDKGLLIEAKYNSAMTARQQELFRLTTARKKLVLNGPHDLKLLETADK; encoded by the coding sequence ATGGAGCAAATCCTGTACCGTTACAATCCCTGGTGGGAGCCGGGCTGGCAGCTGGAAAGCCTTCACCAGCGGGCCGGGTATTTGGAGGCGATGGAAGCATCCCTGGACAGCCGGGATATTGTGATGCTGACCGGCTTGCGCCGTATCGGAAAGACCACCCTGATGCACCTGCTGATAGACCGGATGATAAAGAAGGGCCTGGCCGAACCCCGGCGTATTTTTTACGTAAGCCTGGATGATTATCTGCTGGCCAAGAGCAGCCTGCCCGAAATAATAGAGGCTTACCGCAAGATCCACGGCTTAAGCCACCGGGAAAAGGTATATCTGTTCCTGGACGAAGTGACCTATCTGCCCGGGTACGAGCAGCAGCTTAAAAATGTTTACGACAGCCAGAGGGCCAAGGTCTTCGCCTCGTCATCCAGCGCCTCGCTTTTAAAAAGCAAAAAATCACACTTGGTGGGGCGGCACCGGTTGGTGGAGGTAATGCCCCTGGACTTTGGCGAATACTTAAAATTCTCCAACCTCACCATATCCAAGGCGGACCGGCATCTTACCGAAAAACACTTTGAGCAATACTTGGCCACCGGCGGCATTCCGGAGTATGTGTTGCGCCGGGAGCCGGCCTACTTAAGGGAACTGGCCGATGACATCATCCACAAGGATATTGCCGCCCTGCACGGAATCAAGGCGCTGCAGCAGCTGAAGGATTTTTTTCTGCTGCTGATGGAACGGTCGGGCAAAGCATTCAGCATCAACAAGCTGGCCAACATCCTGTCGGTATCGCCGGACACCGCCGGACGCTACCTGGAGCTGTTTGCCGACAGCTATCTGATCCATTTGGTTCCCCGCCAGGGAAAGACCAATGCCCGATTGCTGGCCCCCAAAAAGATCTACGCGGCCGATCTGGGAATAAGGAGCCAGTTCACCGGATTTCGCGATCTGGGAAGCCTGTTTGAAAATTACATCTATCTTAAGATCAAGCATCTGGGGCCGCGCTATGTTTACCAGGACGGCATCGAGCTGGATTTCGTAACCGATAAGGGCCTTTTGATAGAAGCCAAGTATAACAGCGCCATGACAGCCAGGCAGCAGGAGCTGTTCCGACTGACGACGGCCAGAAAAAAACTAGTGCTCAACGGCCCCCATGACTTGAAGCTGCTGGAAACAGCGGACAAATAG
- a CDS encoding threonine--tRNA ligase — protein sequence MDSNSIKITLPDGSVREYPKGISAAEVVRSIGSGLAKASLAATIDGKPVDLGTAIDHDAAFTALTFDSPEGRDIYRHSASHLMAQAVTELYPGVKVAIGPSIEDGFYYDFDRDTPFAPEDLARIEAQMAEIVKRDLPITRQELSRAEALEFFKSKGESYKVELINDLPEGQKISLYRQGQFADLCRGPHLPSTGRLRCYKLLSVAGAYWRGDEKRKMLQRIYGTAFDKKEQLEAHLQKLEEIKKRDHRKLGKEMDLFSLHEEAGAGLVCWHPKGARMRSIVEDHWRQRHFAGGYDIVYTPHIGKEWVWQTSGHLKFYKENMYSPLDIDGTDYYLKPVNCPMQILIYKAGHYSYRDLPLRWAELGTVYRYERSGTLTGLFRVRGFTQDDAHIICTPAQMDDEILRVLDFSLSIMADFGFKDVKIELSVRDPKNPDKYAGSDEMWVKGEESLVKALQARHIDYERMEGEAVFYGPKIDIKIRDSLGRLWQCTTIQFDFNMPVGFDMTYIGEDGREHRPYMVHRALLGSLERFFGILIEHYAGNFPLWLAPVQLAVMNITDAQGEYARRLADSVQGAGFRVKMFLGSEKVGAKIRDAEMEKIPYMAVVGGREMETGRVSLRKHGQGDIGQMSIEELIEKLKAEVESKK from the coding sequence ATGGACAGCAACAGCATCAAGATCACCCTGCCGGACGGCAGCGTCAGGGAGTACCCCAAAGGGATCAGCGCCGCCGAGGTGGTAAGATCCATCGGCAGCGGACTGGCCAAAGCTTCGCTGGCGGCCACAATAGACGGTAAGCCCGTGGACCTGGGCACCGCCATCGACCATGACGCCGCCTTCACCGCCCTGACCTTCGATTCCCCGGAGGGCAGGGACATATACCGCCATTCGGCCAGCCATCTGATGGCCCAGGCCGTCACCGAGCTGTATCCCGGGGTCAAGGTGGCCATCGGCCCCTCCATCGAGGACGGCTTCTACTACGATTTCGACCGGGATACCCCCTTTGCCCCGGAGGACCTGGCCAGGATAGAGGCCCAGATGGCCGAGATCGTAAAGCGCGACCTGCCGATCACCAGGCAGGAACTGTCGCGGGCCGAGGCGCTGGAGTTCTTCAAGTCTAAAGGGGAAAGCTATAAAGTAGAGCTGATCAACGACCTGCCGGAGGGCCAGAAGATATCCCTCTACCGCCAGGGCCAGTTCGCCGACCTGTGCCGGGGGCCCCACCTGCCGTCCACCGGGCGGCTGCGCTGCTACAAGCTGCTGTCGGTGGCCGGGGCCTACTGGCGGGGGGACGAGAAGCGCAAGATGCTGCAGCGGATCTACGGCACCGCCTTCGACAAGAAGGAGCAGCTGGAGGCCCACCTCCAGAAGCTGGAGGAGATCAAAAAGCGGGACCACCGCAAGCTGGGCAAGGAGATGGACCTGTTCTCGCTGCACGAGGAGGCCGGGGCCGGGCTGGTGTGCTGGCATCCCAAGGGGGCCAGGATGCGGTCCATCGTGGAGGACCACTGGCGCCAGCGGCACTTCGCCGGGGGCTACGACATCGTCTACACCCCGCATATCGGCAAGGAATGGGTGTGGCAGACCTCGGGCCATTTAAAGTTCTACAAGGAGAACATGTACTCCCCGCTGGACATCGACGGCACCGACTATTACCTGAAACCGGTCAACTGCCCGATGCAGATCCTGATCTACAAGGCCGGGCACTACTCCTACCGGGACCTGCCGCTGCGCTGGGCCGAGCTGGGTACCGTCTATCGCTACGAACGGAGCGGGACCCTGACCGGGCTGTTCCGGGTGCGGGGCTTCACCCAGGACGACGCCCACATCATCTGCACCCCGGCCCAGATGGACGACGAGATACTGCGGGTGCTGGACTTCTCGCTGTCGATCATGGCCGATTTCGGCTTTAAGGACGTCAAGATAGAGCTGTCGGTGCGGGACCCCAAAAATCCGGACAAGTACGCCGGCTCGGACGAGATGTGGGTCAAGGGCGAGGAATCGCTGGTCAAAGCGCTCCAGGCCCGCCACATCGACTATGAAAGGATGGAGGGCGAGGCGGTGTTCTACGGGCCCAAGATAGACATCAAGATCCGGGACTCCCTGGGGCGGCTGTGGCAGTGCACCACCATCCAGTTCGACTTCAACATGCCGGTGGGCTTCGACATGACCTACATCGGCGAGGACGGCAGGGAGCACCGGCCCTACATGGTGCACCGGGCCCTGCTGGGGTCGCTGGAGCGCTTCTTCGGGATCCTGATCGAGCACTACGCCGGGAACTTCCCGCTGTGGCTGGCGCCGGTCCAGCTGGCGGTGATGAACATCACCGATGCCCAAGGGGAATATGCCAGGCGTTTAGCGGACAGCGTACAGGGAGCCGGATTCCGGGTCAAGATGTTCCTGGGGTCGGAGAAGGTGGGGGCCAAGATCCGGGACGCCGAGATGGAGAAGATCCCCTACATGGCGGTGGTGGGCGGCCGGGAGATGGAGACCGGGAGGGTCTCGCTGCGGAAGCACGGCCAGGGGGACATCGGGCAGATGAGCATCGAGGAGCTGATCGAGAAACTGAAGGCGGAAGTGGAGAGCAAGAAGTAA
- a CDS encoding UDP-glucose 4-epimerase GalE: MSKVLVTGGCGYIGSHTLVSLLERGYQVVSADDLSRSDGSALEGIKKITGTEVKNYRADLKDPAAAQRIFAENPDIEAVIHFAAYKAVGESVAHPLLYFANNNGSLLSVLGAMEKQGVRQLVFSSSCTVYGRVEELPATEQTPLGEPECPYARTKLMGEQMISDLAASYPGRFVSLRYFNPAGAHLSGLIGENPAGRPDNLVPNITRFAAGRLPGLAVHGSDYPTRDGSCIRDYIHVMDIARAHVDALSYIKNKMPDRRHEFFNLGSGAGTTVLELLKAFERANGIKLNYKIGPRRPGDLPAIYADNRKAREVLGWEIRHGLEEMMSSAWKWEQTV, from the coding sequence ATGAGTAAAGTACTGGTCACCGGGGGATGCGGATACATAGGCTCGCATACGCTGGTCAGCCTGCTGGAGCGGGGATACCAGGTGGTCTCGGCCGACGACCTTTCCCGTTCGGACGGCTCGGCCCTGGAGGGCATCAAGAAGATCACCGGGACAGAGGTCAAAAATTACCGGGCCGACCTCAAGGACCCGGCGGCCGCCCAGCGGATCTTCGCCGAAAATCCGGACATCGAGGCGGTGATCCATTTTGCGGCCTACAAGGCGGTGGGCGAATCGGTGGCCCATCCCCTGCTGTATTTTGCCAACAACAACGGCTCGCTGCTGTCGGTGCTGGGGGCCATGGAAAAGCAGGGGGTCAGACAGCTGGTGTTCTCCTCCTCCTGCACGGTCTACGGCCGGGTGGAAGAACTGCCGGCCACCGAGCAGACCCCCCTGGGGGAGCCGGAGTGCCCCTACGCCCGGACCAAGCTGATGGGCGAGCAGATGATCTCGGACCTGGCCGCCAGCTACCCCGGGCGGTTCGTCTCTTTGCGCTACTTCAACCCGGCCGGGGCCCACCTTTCCGGGCTGATCGGCGAGAACCCCGCCGGCCGGCCGGACAACCTGGTGCCCAACATCACCCGCTTCGCCGCCGGGCGCCTGCCGGGGCTGGCCGTCCACGGCTCCGACTATCCCACCCGGGACGGCAGCTGCATCCGGGACTACATCCACGTGATGGACATCGCCCGGGCCCACGTGGACGCCCTGTCCTACATCAAGAACAAAATGCCCGACCGGCGCCATGAATTCTTCAACCTGGGGTCGGGCGCCGGCACCACGGTGCTGGAACTGCTGAAGGCCTTCGAGCGGGCCAACGGGATCAAGCTGAACTATAAGATCGGGCCGCGGCGGCCCGGCGACCTGCCGGCCATCTATGCCGACAACCGGAAGGCCAGGGAAGTGCTGGGCTGGGAGATCCGGCACGGGCTGGAGGAGATGATGTCCAGCGCCTGGAAGTGGGAACAAACAGTTTAA
- a CDS encoding holo-[acyl-carrier-protein] synthase: MIASTGIDIAEVGRIEQAINRWGQRFLDKVFTPSEIAFCQGRPNKYQSYAARFAAKEAVSKCLGTGFRRGVYPNLIEIVDNEKSRPTVKLHGAAAEHGKGYAIHLSLSHDRSMVVAVAVMEKA; this comes from the coding sequence ATGATAGCATCTACCGGGATAGACATCGCCGAGGTCGGCAGGATCGAGCAGGCCATAAATCGCTGGGGGCAAAGGTTCCTGGACAAGGTCTTCACTCCGTCCGAGATCGCCTTCTGCCAGGGCCGCCCCAACAAGTACCAGAGCTATGCCGCCCGGTTCGCCGCCAAGGAAGCGGTGTCCAAGTGCCTGGGGACGGGTTTTAGGCGGGGGGTCTATCCCAACCTGATAGAGATCGTGGATAACGAAAAGAGCCGCCCCACGGTAAAACTTCACGGCGCGGCGGCTGAACACGGAAAGGGATATGCCATCCATCTCTCGCTGTCCCACGACCGGAGCATGGTGGTGGCGGTGGCGGTGATGGAGAAAGCATAA
- a CDS encoding 4-hydroxythreonine-4-phosphate dehydrogenase PdxA: MSMKPRIAITMGDPSGIGPEVALKAALDSRVRRACQPVLVGPRDLWQEFAGVFGLKLTDVPVHDIYCPRFNIGPGRESAQTGRMAAESIISAAVMALDNAVSGMATAPISKKALSLAGYEQTAHTELLAQLCGSGPCAMMFAAGKLRVTLATIHQPLARVPGLITRQLIMDKLSLTDAALKKMWGIKRPRIAVLGLNPHAGEQGLLGREEMAVISPAVARAAKAGIDAAGPVSAEAGFRWCQEGKVDALLAMYHDQGLLPLKVLGGATNITLGLPFIRTSPDHGTAGDIAWKNQADPEPMVKAVLLAARLAGRTKR; the protein is encoded by the coding sequence ATAAGCATGAAACCCAGAATAGCCATAACCATGGGGGACCCGTCCGGGATCGGCCCGGAGGTGGCCCTGAAAGCGGCCCTGGACAGCCGGGTCAGACGGGCCTGCCAGCCGGTGCTGGTGGGCCCGAGGGACCTGTGGCAGGAATTTGCCGGGGTCTTCGGGCTGAAGCTCACAGATGTCCCGGTGCACGACATCTACTGCCCCAGGTTCAACATCGGGCCGGGCCGGGAGAGCGCCCAGACCGGGAGGATGGCGGCCGAATCAATCATCTCCGCCGCGGTGATGGCCCTGGACAACGCCGTCTCCGGGATGGCCACCGCCCCCATCTCCAAGAAAGCCCTGTCTCTGGCGGGCTATGAACAGACCGCCCACACCGAACTGCTGGCCCAGCTGTGCGGCTCGGGCCCCTGCGCCATGATGTTCGCCGCCGGAAAGCTCAGGGTGACCCTGGCCACCATCCACCAGCCGCTGGCCAGGGTTCCCGGACTGATCACCAGACAGTTGATAATGGATAAATTGTCACTGACCGACGCCGCCCTGAAAAAAATGTGGGGCATCAAAAGGCCCCGGATCGCGGTGCTGGGGCTCAATCCCCATGCCGGTGAGCAGGGCCTGCTGGGCCGGGAGGAGATGGCCGTCATCTCCCCGGCGGTGGCCCGGGCGGCGAAGGCGGGCATCGATGCCGCCGGGCCGGTGTCGGCCGAGGCCGGGTTCAGATGGTGCCAGGAGGGGAAGGTCGACGCCCTGCTGGCCATGTATCACGACCAGGGGCTGCTGCCCCTGAAGGTCCTGGGCGGGGCCACCAACATCACCCTGGGCCTGCCGTTCATCCGGACCTCGCCGGACCACGGGACGGCCGGGGATATCGCCTGGAAGAACCAGGCCGACCCGGAGCCGATGGTCAAAGCGGTGCTGCTGGCGGCCCGGCTGGCGGGAAGAACAAAAAGATAA
- a CDS encoding capsule biosynthesis protein CapA, whose product MMGSCYPAPLLPPEDGRRLFDDCREILEKADLAFGNLEGPLCDSGKPAKVAKKGRAYVFRTPTSFADNLARAGFDVMSLANNHANDFGSGGSLSTRKSLEASGIQFTGKEGAVAEFNLKGVSVGVIALAAGAPPRSIVHPEEALSEIDSLARIYDILIVSIHGGGEGKAALHIKDAPEKYLNEPRGRLIKFSHDAIDRGADMIIGHGPHVPRALEIYRDRLIAYSLGNFCTYGGMNLSGESGYAPLLWAELDSQGKYLSFTVHSFIQARPGGPKLDRLNRASELMRKLSRQDFPQSHPYPAEDI is encoded by the coding sequence ATGATGGGCAGCTGCTACCCGGCCCCGCTGCTGCCGCCGGAGGATGGCCGGCGCTTGTTCGACGACTGCCGGGAGATCCTTGAAAAAGCCGACCTGGCCTTCGGCAATCTGGAGGGGCCGTTGTGCGATTCCGGCAAACCGGCCAAGGTGGCAAAAAAGGGCAGGGCCTACGTCTTTCGCACCCCGACGTCTTTCGCTGACAATCTGGCCCGGGCCGGTTTCGACGTGATGTCCCTGGCCAACAATCATGCCAATGATTTTGGGTCCGGCGGCAGCCTCTCCACTCGAAAATCGCTGGAGGCCTCCGGGATACAGTTCACCGGCAAGGAGGGCGCTGTCGCCGAATTCAACCTAAAGGGAGTTTCCGTCGGGGTGATCGCCCTGGCCGCCGGGGCGCCTCCCCGCTCCATCGTCCATCCCGAAGAAGCGCTTAGCGAGATCGATTCCCTGGCCAGAATTTACGATATACTGATCGTCTCGATCCATGGCGGCGGGGAGGGGAAGGCCGCCCTGCATATCAAGGACGCCCCAGAGAAATACTTGAACGAGCCGCGGGGGCGCCTTATAAAATTCTCTCATGACGCCATTGATCGGGGGGCGGATATGATAATCGGCCACGGGCCCCATGTCCCCCGGGCCCTGGAGATCTATCGGGACCGGCTGATAGCCTACAGCCTGGGGAATTTTTGCACCTATGGCGGCATGAACTTGAGCGGGGAGTCCGGCTATGCCCCGCTGCTGTGGGCGGAACTTGACAGCCAAGGAAAATATTTGAGCTTCACGGTGCATTCTTTCATCCAAGCCCGGCCCGGCGGTCCGAAACTTGACCGGCTGAACCGGGCCTCCGAACTGATGCGTAAATTATCCCGCCAGGATTTCCCCCAAAGCCATCCCTATCCGGCAGAGGATATCTGA
- a CDS encoding cell division ATP-binding protein FtsE, protein MIELLHVSKTFQNSWQALAEINFTIDKGEFVFLIGPSGSGKSTILRLLMMEEFPDRGVIKVAGFASDCIKRRQIPQLRRKLGVIFQDFKLLPERTVYENVAFALEVTGASHGMVHKKSMAALNQVGLSHKRHSLPHQMSGGEQQKVAIARALVNDPFILLADEPTGNVDPQGTLEIIQILKDINARGTAVLMATHEQELVKKMPYRVLMLDNGRIERDLPARIIQRRREE, encoded by the coding sequence ATGATAGAATTATTGCACGTATCCAAGACCTTCCAGAACAGCTGGCAGGCGCTGGCCGAGATCAACTTCACCATCGACAAGGGGGAGTTCGTCTTCCTGATCGGGCCCTCGGGCTCCGGCAAGAGCACCATCCTGCGCCTGTTGATGATGGAGGAGTTTCCCGACCGGGGGGTGATCAAGGTGGCCGGTTTCGCCTCGGACTGCATCAAACGCCGGCAGATACCCCAGCTGAGGCGGAAGCTGGGGGTGATCTTCCAGGATTTCAAGCTGCTGCCGGAGCGGACGGTCTACGAGAACGTGGCCTTCGCCCTGGAGGTGACCGGGGCCTCCCACGGGATGGTCCACAAGAAATCCATGGCGGCCCTCAACCAGGTGGGGCTGTCGCACAAGCGGCACTCCCTGCCGCACCAGATGTCGGGCGGAGAGCAGCAGAAGGTGGCCATCGCCCGGGCCCTGGTCAACGACCCCTTCATCCTGCTGGCCGACGAGCCCACCGGGAACGTGGATCCCCAGGGGACCCTGGAGATCATCCAGATACTGAAGGACATCAACGCCAGGGGGACGGCGGTGCTGATGGCCACCCACGAGCAGGAGCTGGTGAAGAAGATGCCCTACCGGGTGCTGATGCTGGACAACGGCCGGATCGAGAGGGACCTGCCGGCCAGGATCATCCAGCGGAGGCGGGAGGAGTGA
- a CDS encoding FmdB family transcriptional regulator: MPIYEYQCLDCKKSFSLLILNPSSYGRPKCPNCGSDKLERMMSRFRTPQSEERRMEKLADPSCITGLDENDPSAVARWAKKMGKELGDEAGEGFDEMVDQTMEEETNKSNGPEETFE; the protein is encoded by the coding sequence ATGCCGATATACGAATACCAGTGTCTCGATTGTAAAAAGAGCTTCAGCCTGCTGATACTGAATCCCTCCAGCTACGGCCGGCCCAAGTGCCCCAACTGCGGCAGCGACAAGCTGGAGCGGATGATGTCCCGCTTCCGGACCCCGCAGTCAGAGGAAAGGCGGATGGAGAAGCTGGCCGACCCCTCCTGCATCACCGGGCTGGACGAGAACGATCCCTCGGCGGTGGCCAGGTGGGCCAAAAAAATGGGAAAAGAGCTGGGGGACGAGGCCGGGGAGGGGTTCGATGAGATGGTGGACCAGACCATGGAGGAGGAAACAAATAAAAGCAACGGCCCGGAAGAAACGTTTGAGTAG